The Mesorhizobium sp. M3A.F.Ca.ET.080.04.2.1 genome contains the following window.
CCTGCCGCCCGAGCTGCAAAATGCGATCGAACGGTACGATCCCGACAAATACATTGCCGCGGCCACCGTCATGGATAACGTCCTGTTCGGGCGCGTGGGCAACAACCATCCCGACGCGCCGGACCGCATACGCTCCATCGTCTATGACATTCTTGACGAACTGGGGCTTTATTCCGAACTTCTGGATGTCGGCCTGGACTTCAACGTCGGCGCCGGCGGCAGGCGGCTGACCGCTGGACAGCGACAGAAGCTCGATGTTGCCCGGGCCCTGCTCAAGCGTCCTGATTTTCTCATTCTCAACCGGCCGCTGTCGGCGCTCGACCAGCGTGTGCAGGACAAGGTGCTGCGGAACGTGCTCGAGGAAGCCAGGTGCGACGGCCATTCGCCGGCAATCGTGTGGGTCGTGACGAATCCGGCAATGGGGATGATGTTCGATCGCGTTATCGTCTTCGACTCGGGCCAATTGGTGGAAGACGGAACGCACGAGACACTTTTGGCAGGGAAGAGTATCTTCAAGGAACTGCTGTCGTAGAAGCAACGGTCATTCGGATGCGAAAATTCTGCCGCTGGGAATTTGCTGCAAGATCAAGGAATTCGGCGAAAAGCGCAGCGGGACCACATCTGCGCCGAAAACCCGAAGGATTTTGCGCAAATCACCCGGCTCTCCGCGTTGCCGGCTGGCGGACGCCCATTTTGTCGGGCCGCTGGCTCGACTGCGGGCTCGCCATCTTTCGCATGGTTCGACCCGCCATTGCGGAAACAGAATTCACTCTGTCTGGGCGTCGGTTGCTCTCATCTGGCAAACGCGAATTTGAGAAGGGTTGCGACAATGCTGCTCAAGGATGAAGTTGGAATGCTGCAGCGCGTTCCCTTGTTCTCCGGCATCGAAGCGACAAAGCTCAAGCTGCTTGCATTTACGTCCGATCGGGTGAGCTACAGCGCCGGCCAAATCCTTTTCCGGCAGGGCGACGAGGGAGACGCCGCCTATGTTATCCTTTCAGGCACGGCGGATATTCTGGTCGATTCCGATAGCGGACCAATAAAAGTTGCAGAACTGGCGCCGAATTCGATTGTTGGCGAGATCGCGATATTGTGCAACAGCTCCCGCACTGCGACCGTCAGGGCGGCAAGTCCGCTGGAAGCCTTGAAAATCAACAAGGATCATTTCCTGAGGCTTATGAAGGAGTTCCCGGAGATGACCATCGAGATATTGCGGGTTCTTGCCGATCGGCTAAGCCATAC
Protein-coding sequences here:
- a CDS encoding cyclic nucleotide-binding domain-containing protein yields the protein MLLKDEVGMLQRVPLFSGIEATKLKLLAFTSDRVSYSAGQILFRQGDEGDAAYVILSGTADILVDSDSGPIKVAELAPNSIVGEIAILCNSSRTATVRAASPLEALKINKDHFLRLMKEFPEMTIEILRVLADRLSHTTADLIDARNA